The following DNA comes from Vicinamibacterales bacterium.
CCTACCGGCCGCGCCGCGAACGGCGGCGGACGGTGTCCGACGAGCTCTACCAGAAGCTCGTGGATACCGGCGAATCGTTCTGGACCCTCGTCTATCCTCTGTACATGCAGCGCGAGATCACGCGCGGCAACTTGCGCGACCTGGTCCGGAAGGGGCTCCAGGAGGCGCGCGGCAACTATCGGATCGTCGTGCGACTCTTCAACATGGCTCCGACCGACTACAAGCGCTTCCTCAACTTCCTGCGCACGCACGAGTGCCAGGTTTCGTTCAAGGAGTTCAGGTGAAGGCGCCACTCTCGCTCGCACTCGCGCTGCTCGTGTCGTCCACCCTTGGCGTGCAGGCGCGCCAGGCCACCACTCCCCAGCCGCCTCCCGCCGCACGCCAGGCTGCACAGCCCACACCCGGGACGGCGAAGGGCGTGGACGCGCCGCCCGACTACGTGATCGGCCCCGACGACGTGCTGGACGTGATCGTCTGGCGCGAGAAGGAGCTGTCCACCGACGTCAAGGTCAGGCCCGACGGCAAGGTCTCCCTGCCCCTGCTGAACGACGTCCAGGCGGCGGGCCTGACGCCCGAGGAGTTCCGGCTGGCGCTCACCGAGGCCGCGGCCAAGTTCGTGGAAGATCCGAGCGTCACCGTCATCGTCAAGCAGATCAACAGCCGCATGGTGTTCGTGATGGGCGAGGTGGTGAAGCCCGGCACCTACCCGCTCACGGCGCCGACCACGGTGCTGCAGATGCTGGCGCTGGCCGGCGGTCCGACCACCTACGCGAAGCTGGACGAGATCGGCGTCGTGCGGACCGTGGGCGGCAAGACGACGCGGCACCTGTTCAACTACAAGGACGTCACCCGCGGCCGCAAGATGGAGCAGAACATCGTGCTCCGGCCTGGCGACACGGTCATCGTTCCATGACGCCGTCCTCGCGCCTTGCGCCGATCGTGGCGCTGGGGTTCTGCCTGGTCGCGGCGGCCGCCTCGGCGCAGCCGCGGTTCCCGGCGCCGGGCCGCGCCGCCCGCGGCCCCCGCTTCAGCGCCAACGTCTTCGGCGGCTGGGACGCGCCACTCTTCGACCCGAGCCCCGGGGCCTCGTTCAGGCCGCAGAGCCAGTGGTTCACGGGCGCCAACGTGAACGTCACCCTTCGAAAGTCGTGGCGGCGCTATTCGATGGCGACCCAGGCGAACATGTCGAACCGCTACTACCCGAAGTTCACGCCGTCGTACGCGCCCTCCTACGGGGCCGCGATCTCGTTCTCGTCGAACTACCGGGGACGGTGGCAGTGGGGGCTCGCGCAGTTCGCCCACTACGCGCCGTTCACGGCGGCCAGCCTCTTCGCGACGGCGCTCGATTCGAACGGACAGCTCCTGCAGCTGACGAGCGCCACCGACTTCCAGCAATCCACGATCCGCCAGGTGGACTCCAACACGACCGGCACGCTGTCGTACGCCCTGTCGCGGCGGACCTCGATCGGGTTCACCGCCCTGGCCGGCACACTGATCCCCATCGACTCGCCGGTGGCCCGCGCGCTACGGCTCAACGGCAGCCTGCGGCTCTCGCGCGCGCTCACCAGGAACCTGACCGGGTATCTCAGCTACAGCGTGTCGCAGAACCGGGTGTCGAGCCAGGGCACCGCCGCCGCCACGAACTACACCGTGAGCGGGTTCGACTTCGGCATCGACTTCTCCAGGGGACTCCAGCTCACCCGGAGCACGACCCTGGGATTCCACACGGGCCTGGTCAACGTCCCCGAGACGAATGGGAAGGCGTACCAGTTGACGGGGAGCGTCAGCCTCGATCGGGCCTTCCGGAACGGCTGGAATGCGAGCATCGCGGCGCTCAGGGATGCACGATTCGTCCAGACCTACCGCAACGCCGTGGTGTTCTACGGAGTGTCCGCCTCGGCGGCCGGGCGGCTGGCCGGCTCCCTCGGCTCGATCTTCTCGGCGAACTACTCGTCGGGTACCATTAATGCTGCCAACGCCGTGGGGTTCAACAACACATCGGCGTCGGTGATGCTGCGATACGACGTGAAGCGGACGGTCGGGACCTTCGTCCAATACTCGCTGTTCCGATCCGACGTGGACGCTTCGTTCCTGCTGCCGGGTCAACCGGCGGGTCGGTTCGGCCGGCACAGCATTCGCGGCGGACTTTCCTTCGGCCTGAGCCCCTTCAGCCGCCCATAGACGACGGAGCGACAGACATGCTGCCCGGCAAGAGCTACACCATCGACGACGTCGCCCGCATCGCGTGGCGCGGCAAGTGGATCGTGCTGGCCCCGGCGATCCTCACCTCGCTGCTCGCCGCGACCTACCTGCGGTTCGTACCGGACGTCTACCGCGCCGAGACGACGATCCTGGTCGTGGCCCAGCGCGTGCCGAGCGACATCGTCCGGACCACGGTCACCACCAACGTGCAGGACCGGCTGCGCTCCATCTCGCAGCAGATCCTGAGCCGCACGAGGCTCGAGCCCATCGTGCTCGACCTGAACCTGTACCCCGACCTCCGGCAGAAGGCGCCGATGGAGGACGTCATCGCCTACATGCGCCGCGAGGTGGACGTCACGACCA
Coding sequences within:
- a CDS encoding polysaccharide biosynthesis/export family protein, which encodes MKAPLSLALALLVSSTLGVQARQATTPQPPPAARQAAQPTPGTAKGVDAPPDYVIGPDDVLDVIVWREKELSTDVKVRPDGKVSLPLLNDVQAAGLTPEEFRLALTEAAAKFVEDPSVTVIVKQINSRMVFVMGEVVKPGTYPLTAPTTVLQMLALAGGPTTYAKLDEIGVVRTVGGKTTRHLFNYKDVTRGRKMEQNIVLRPGDTVIVP